In the Maribacter sp. MJ134 genome, one interval contains:
- a CDS encoding TIGR01777 family oxidoreductase codes for MKVLITGATGLVGSEIVRQCHDKAYDVNYLTTSKHKIVSEHNYQGFYWDPSKNLIDDACLDEVSVIINLAGASISKRWTSSYKKEVLNSRVNSLRTLYKAIEKGSFDTIASFVSASAIGIYPSSQSNYYDEDCEQVDDSFLGEVVSKWEEEIDAFKALNLNVSKVRVGLVISNDGGALPEMAKPIKYYVGAAFGSGDQWQSWIHISDLAKMFLFLGENNLRGTFNGVAPNPVSNNKLVKEIAKALKRPLFLPNIPKFVMKTILGEMSYILFASQRVSSKKIEEEGFNFTFRNICSALEDIYGLNGFCAQKETVIEKEYAS; via the coding sequence ATGAAAGTATTGATAACTGGTGCAACAGGTTTAGTTGGAAGTGAAATCGTTCGTCAATGTCACGATAAAGCATATGACGTTAATTACCTCACTACAAGCAAGCATAAAATAGTTTCTGAACATAATTATCAAGGTTTTTATTGGGACCCATCAAAGAACCTGATAGACGATGCTTGTCTGGATGAAGTTTCTGTGATTATCAATTTAGCAGGAGCCAGTATTTCCAAAAGATGGACGTCAAGCTACAAAAAAGAAGTATTGAACAGTCGAGTTAATTCTTTGAGGACCCTCTATAAGGCTATTGAAAAAGGTTCCTTTGATACTATAGCGTCTTTTGTATCGGCGTCGGCCATAGGTATTTATCCATCTTCACAAAGTAATTATTATGATGAGGACTGTGAGCAAGTAGATGACAGTTTTCTTGGAGAAGTAGTTTCCAAATGGGAAGAAGAAATAGATGCATTTAAAGCCTTGAACCTCAATGTTTCCAAGGTCCGCGTAGGTCTGGTCATATCCAATGATGGTGGCGCGCTACCAGAGATGGCAAAACCCATTAAGTATTATGTAGGAGCTGCCTTTGGAAGTGGTGACCAATGGCAATCTTGGATTCACATATCGGATTTGGCTAAAATGTTCCTTTTCTTAGGAGAAAATAATCTTAGAGGTACTTTTAATGGTGTAGCTCCAAACCCTGTTAGCAATAACAAATTAGTGAAGGAAATAGCCAAGGCACTTAAAAGACCGCTATTCCTGCCAAATATTCCAAAGTTCGTAATGAAGACTATACTCGGGGAAATGTCCTATATTCTCTTTGCCAGCCAAAGGGTCAGTAGCAAAAAAATAGAGGAGGAGGGCTTTAATTTTACTTTCAGAAATATTTGTTCAGCATTGGAAGATATCTATGGACTAAATGGTTTCTGTGCTCAAAAAGAAACTGTAATCGAAAAAGAATACGCTTCATAG
- a CDS encoding P-II family nitrogen regulator — translation MKKIEAIIRKSKFDDVKEALHQIEVNFFSYWDVTGVGNEKQGHVYRGISYSTTDIQRRYLSIVVSDEFLDKTVSAILESAYSGNVGDGKIFVSDVIEAYRIRTKESGQAGIN, via the coding sequence ATGAAAAAAATCGAGGCAATTATCAGAAAATCCAAATTTGACGATGTCAAAGAGGCATTGCATCAAATCGAGGTTAATTTCTTCAGTTACTGGGATGTAACCGGAGTTGGAAATGAAAAACAGGGACATGTCTATAGAGGAATATCCTATAGTACTACGGATATACAGCGAAGATATCTTTCTATAGTAGTTTCCGATGAGTTTCTAGACAAAACGGTCAGCGCTATCCTAGAATCGGCGTACTCCGGCAACGTAGGGGATGGTAAAATATTTGTTTCCGATGTCATAGAGGCCTATCGTATAAGAACGAAAGAAAGCGGTCAAGCAGGAATCAACTAA
- the crcB gene encoding fluoride efflux transporter CrcB → MKQIVLVFIGGGLGSVLRYWISKILNPYYSNFYLGTFLVNIIGCLLIGLLLGITIKNDLLSQNQTLLLATGFCGGFTTFSTFALEGHSLLKESTLLHFSVYTIGSIVIGILAVSLGLWISKLL, encoded by the coding sequence ATGAAACAAATAGTGCTTGTTTTTATTGGTGGTGGTTTAGGTAGTGTACTTCGCTATTGGATTTCAAAGATTCTCAACCCTTATTATTCAAATTTCTACTTAGGTACCTTTTTGGTGAACATCATTGGATGTTTACTCATTGGACTTTTATTAGGTATCACCATTAAGAATGACTTATTATCCCAAAACCAAACGCTCTTATTGGCCACAGGTTTTTGCGGCGGCTTTACAACTTTCTCCACTTTTGCGCTAGAAGGCCATTCCTTATTAAAGGAATCAACCCTACTTCATTTTTCAGTGTACACCATAGGTAGTATTGTAATCGGTATCCTGGCCGTCTCTTTAGGGCTTTGGATTTCCAAATTGTTATAA
- the dnaJ gene encoding molecular chaperone DnaJ yields the protein MKEDYYDILGVSKGASAAEIKKAYRKKALQYHPDKNPGDAKAEEMFKKSAEAYEVLSDADKKARYDQFGHAAFEGGGGFGGGGMNMDDIFSQFGDIFGSAFGGGGFGGFSGFGGGGQRRAKGSNLRIRVKLSLEEIANGVEKKVKVRRKIQAEGVTYKTCTTCNGRGQVTKVQNTILGRMQTAAACSTCGGSGQILDGKPGDADAQGLKVAEETVSINIPAGVEEGMQLKVPGKGNDAPGNGVPGDLLVAIETQEHDTLKREGDNLHYDLYVSISEAVLGTSKEIDAVGGKVRIKLEPGIQSGKILRLRGKGISSLNGYGSGDLLVHVNVWTPKELNKEQKEFFQRMQGSENFEPKPEKSDKSFFEKVKDMFS from the coding sequence ATGAAAGAAGATTATTACGATATTCTTGGTGTAAGTAAGGGCGCTTCCGCTGCTGAGATTAAAAAGGCCTATCGCAAGAAGGCACTACAGTATCACCCTGATAAGAATCCCGGTGATGCCAAGGCAGAGGAGATGTTCAAAAAGTCTGCCGAAGCATATGAAGTATTAAGTGACGCCGATAAAAAAGCACGTTACGACCAGTTTGGACATGCCGCTTTTGAAGGTGGTGGTGGTTTTGGTGGCGGCGGAATGAACATGGATGATATATTCAGTCAATTCGGTGATATTTTTGGCAGTGCCTTTGGAGGCGGTGGTTTCGGTGGTTTTAGCGGCTTTGGCGGTGGTGGTCAAAGAAGGGCTAAAGGAAGTAACTTAAGAATTAGAGTTAAACTTTCATTGGAGGAAATCGCTAATGGTGTTGAGAAGAAAGTTAAGGTAAGACGAAAAATACAGGCGGAAGGGGTTACCTATAAAACCTGTACTACCTGTAACGGTCGAGGTCAGGTAACCAAAGTTCAAAATACGATCCTTGGTCGCATGCAAACCGCTGCTGCTTGTAGTACTTGCGGAGGTAGCGGTCAGATTTTAGATGGAAAACCCGGAGATGCAGATGCGCAGGGATTAAAAGTTGCCGAGGAAACTGTTTCCATTAATATTCCAGCGGGTGTTGAAGAAGGTATGCAGCTCAAAGTTCCGGGCAAAGGTAATGATGCCCCCGGTAACGGTGTACCTGGAGACTTATTGGTTGCTATAGAAACGCAAGAACACGATACCCTAAAACGAGAAGGTGATAATTTACATTATGATCTTTATGTGAGTATTTCTGAAGCTGTATTGGGAACCTCAAAAGAAATAGATGCCGTTGGCGGGAAAGTTAGAATAAAATTAGAACCGGGTATACAGTCCGGAAAAATCTTAAGATTACGAGGTAAAGGCATTTCTAGCCTTAATGGTTACGGAAGTGGCGACCTACTGGTACACGTTAATGTTTGGACCCCCAAAGAACTTAATAAGGAGCAAAAAGAATTTTTTCAGCGTATGCAGGGCAGTGAAAATTTTGAACCTAAACCGGAAAAATCAGATAAATCTTTTTTTGAAAAAGTTAAAGATATGTTCTCTTAA
- the mnmD gene encoding tRNA (5-methylaminomethyl-2-thiouridine)(34)-methyltransferase MnmD, giving the protein MEREIITTGDGSKTIQLKGWNEQYHSKHGAIQEAYHVFITNGLYLFEKTDVAILEIGFGTGLNAFITFLESKKKELNIHYTGVEAFPVSAEEIQQLAYVDALAVPEMDTVFKKFHDSEWNNEVVIAPHFHLQKQQLDFRDIKAKNLFNLIYFDAFGPRVQPELWTVSIFGKMFDALKTNGYLVTYAAKGSVRRAMQEVGFQVERLPGPPGKREMLRGFKP; this is encoded by the coding sequence TTGGAAAGGGAGATAATCACTACCGGTGATGGTTCTAAAACCATACAGTTAAAAGGTTGGAATGAGCAATATCATTCCAAACACGGTGCTATACAGGAGGCGTATCACGTTTTTATAACAAATGGACTCTACCTTTTTGAAAAGACCGATGTTGCTATCTTGGAAATTGGTTTTGGAACGGGTTTAAACGCCTTTATCACATTCTTAGAGAGTAAAAAGAAGGAATTGAATATTCATTATACGGGCGTAGAGGCTTTTCCTGTTAGTGCGGAAGAAATTCAGCAATTGGCTTATGTAGATGCCCTCGCGGTTCCAGAAATGGACACTGTCTTTAAGAAGTTTCACGATAGTGAATGGAATAATGAGGTAGTAATTGCGCCCCATTTTCATTTGCAGAAGCAACAATTGGATTTTAGGGATATCAAAGCTAAAAACCTGTTTAACCTTATTTATTTTGATGCTTTTGGTCCAAGAGTTCAGCCAGAACTATGGACAGTTTCAATTTTTGGTAAAATGTTCGATGCCTTAAAAACAAATGGATACCTTGTTACCTACGCAGCCAAGGGTAGCGTTAGGAGGGCCATGCAAGAAGTCGGTTTTCAGGTCGAAAGACTTCCCGGTCCGCCTGGTAAAAGAGAAATGTTACGAGGTTTCAAGCCATAA
- a CDS encoding DJ-1/PfpI family protein: protein MKINSLILLILLIAFGCKQEKTENDTKAVAERFVPELKENRYNVAFLIMDGVYNTEFTAPYDIFQHTQYRDNIKAMNTFSVANTLEPITSFEGLRILPDFDYTKDSLPQIDILVVPSAEHHLDTDLEDDVLLEFIRKTDKTALYVTSHCDGAFVLAKAGVLNDVTSTTFPSDIDTYRKTFPHLKVKDSILFVHDGKYITSAGGAKSFEAALYLCEKLYGEEIAISLAKGLVIDWDLDTVPHLSLQ, encoded by the coding sequence ATGAAAATCAATTCACTTATCCTCTTAATACTACTAATCGCTTTTGGTTGTAAGCAAGAAAAAACAGAAAATGACACAAAAGCCGTCGCAGAACGTTTTGTGCCAGAACTTAAAGAAAATAGGTATAATGTTGCGTTCTTAATTATGGACGGTGTATACAATACGGAATTTACCGCGCCTTATGATATTTTTCAGCATACACAATATCGTGACAATATAAAGGCCATGAACACTTTTTCCGTAGCGAATACTCTTGAGCCTATCACTTCTTTTGAAGGACTTAGAATTTTACCGGATTTCGATTATACAAAAGATAGTCTACCACAAATAGACATCCTTGTAGTACCAAGCGCAGAGCATCATTTAGATACTGATTTAGAAGATGACGTTTTACTGGAATTTATCAGAAAAACCGACAAAACGGCCCTTTACGTTACCAGCCACTGCGACGGAGCGTTTGTTCTAGCAAAGGCAGGTGTCTTAAATGATGTTACCTCCACAACTTTCCCTAGTGATATTGACACCTACAGAAAGACGTTTCCCCATTTAAAAGTTAAGGATAGTATATTGTTCGTGCACGACGGTAAATACATTACCTCAGCGGGTGGTGCAAAAAGCTTTGAAGCCGCGCTGTATTTGTGCGAAAAACTATACGGAGAAGAAATAGCTATTTCCCTTGCAAAGGGGTTGGTCATAGATTGGGATCTAGATACCGTGCCCCATCTTAGTCTTCAATAA
- a CDS encoding ammonium transporter, producing MDAGLFTANNVWMMLATALVFFMHTGFAFLEIGLTRQKNTINILFKNIFIITGGLLLYYAFGFNLMYPGFEDGDMGILKFAGFGIGAPEGGMTPDYADGGYTWWTDFLFQGMFAATAATIVSGAVAERIKIGSFMIFTVFYVGLVYPIVGAWKWGGGFLDSWGFYDFAGSTLVHSVGGWAALVAVTLLGARIGKFGKDGKAKAIPGHNIPLATAGVLILWLGWFGFNGGSVLSADPELTSLVLVTTSLAAAAGGFGAFILSTILYKNLDLTMFLNGILGGLVGITAGADLMSPNEAVVIGFLAGLIIVLGVALIDKLKLDDPVGAITVHLICGIWGTLAVGIFGAKAGGEQFLTQLYGILIIGAFCIITSGIILGVLKATLGLRVSKEEELEGLDIHEHGMDAYSDFRMNQH from the coding sequence ATGGACGCAGGATTATTTACAGCGAATAATGTATGGATGATGTTGGCTACCGCATTGGTATTCTTCATGCATACTGGTTTTGCCTTTTTAGAAATTGGCTTAACACGACAAAAGAACACGATTAACATCTTATTCAAGAATATATTTATTATTACAGGGGGTCTCTTACTTTATTATGCCTTTGGATTTAACCTAATGTATCCAGGCTTTGAAGACGGAGATATGGGCATATTAAAATTCGCCGGCTTCGGTATTGGGGCTCCAGAAGGAGGAATGACACCAGATTACGCAGATGGTGGTTACACGTGGTGGACAGATTTCCTTTTTCAAGGAATGTTCGCAGCAACAGCGGCAACAATTGTTTCTGGTGCCGTAGCGGAACGTATTAAAATAGGTTCTTTCATGATATTTACCGTATTCTATGTAGGCTTGGTATACCCAATAGTAGGCGCATGGAAATGGGGAGGTGGTTTCTTGGATTCTTGGGGATTCTATGATTTTGCAGGTTCTACTTTAGTACACTCCGTTGGCGGATGGGCCGCTCTTGTAGCTGTTACCTTATTAGGCGCAAGAATAGGCAAATTCGGTAAAGACGGTAAGGCAAAGGCAATTCCTGGACACAATATACCTTTAGCAACGGCCGGGGTACTTATTCTTTGGTTAGGATGGTTCGGGTTTAACGGTGGTTCTGTCCTTTCTGCAGACCCTGAGTTAACTTCTCTGGTTCTCGTGACTACAAGTTTAGCAGCAGCAGCAGGTGGTTTTGGAGCTTTCATTCTTTCTACAATTCTTTATAAGAATTTAGATTTGACCATGTTCCTTAACGGTATCCTTGGTGGCTTAGTAGGTATTACTGCAGGGGCGGATTTAATGTCTCCTAACGAGGCAGTAGTTATCGGTTTTCTAGCTGGTCTTATCATAGTACTTGGTGTTGCTTTGATAGACAAATTAAAACTAGATGACCCTGTAGGTGCAATTACCGTACACTTAATTTGTGGTATCTGGGGAACACTTGCCGTAGGGATATTCGGTGCAAAAGCTGGCGGAGAACAATTCTTAACGCAACTGTATGGAATACTTATCATCGGAGCCTTTTGTATCATAACCTCAGGAATAATACTGGGCGTGTTAAAAGCTACTTTAGGTCTAAGAGTTTCTAAAGAAGAAGAATTGGAAGGCTTGGATATCCATGAACATGGAATGGATGCCTATTCTGACTTTAGAATGAATCAGCACTAA
- a CDS encoding DUF1684 domain-containing protein has product MFNSRIWFVLCVLILSCRQEKRYHDVKEEVVAVANNDKLAAILEFQKELNSEFKDPEVSPLADRHRKNFEGLEFFKPDTNYVVQAKFMRTPDALPFLMPTSTDRKSEEVVYAIVEFQLKGKTYELEVYQNPELILEEKYTDYLFLPFTDLTNGKETYGGGRYLDLRIPDGNTIVIDFNKAYNPYCAYNKKYSCPLVPSVNNLSTKILAGVKAFKK; this is encoded by the coding sequence ATGTTTAATTCAAGAATATGGTTTGTTTTATGCGTACTAATTTTAAGTTGTAGGCAAGAAAAACGATATCATGATGTTAAGGAAGAGGTTGTTGCAGTCGCCAATAACGACAAACTTGCCGCTATTCTAGAATTTCAAAAAGAGCTCAATTCGGAATTTAAGGACCCGGAGGTATCTCCATTGGCAGATAGGCACCGCAAAAATTTTGAAGGTTTGGAATTTTTTAAACCCGATACCAATTATGTGGTGCAGGCAAAATTCATGAGAACACCAGATGCTTTACCTTTCTTAATGCCTACCAGTACAGATAGAAAATCTGAAGAAGTGGTCTATGCCATAGTAGAATTTCAACTTAAAGGAAAGACTTATGAGTTGGAAGTATATCAAAATCCGGAGTTAATACTTGAAGAAAAATATACAGACTATTTATTCTTGCCCTTTACCGACCTAACCAATGGAAAGGAAACCTATGGCGGTGGAAGGTATTTGGATTTGAGAATACCTGACGGGAACACTATTGTTATCGATTTTAACAAAGCCTATAATCCCTATTGTGCCTACAACAAGAAATATTCATGTCCTTTAGTACCTTCAGTGAACAACCTGAGCACTAAAATTTTGGCGGGCGTTAAAGCTTTTAAAAAATAA
- a CDS encoding nucleotide exchange factor GrpE, giving the protein MSDKNKAEDIEDAVSKEEEIIENDGEALEQEQLSEEEQLREDLGKEKDKFLRLFAEFENYKKRTSKERMDLFKTAGQEVIVSLLPVLDDFDRALKELSKSEDKEMFKGVELINGKLNETLKSKGLQNVAVDSGDTFDAEVHEAITQIPAPNKKMKGKVIDVIEKGYKLGDRIIRHPKVVVGK; this is encoded by the coding sequence ATGAGTGATAAAAATAAAGCTGAAGATATAGAGGATGCTGTTTCCAAAGAGGAAGAAATCATTGAAAATGATGGCGAAGCCCTAGAACAAGAACAATTGAGCGAGGAAGAGCAGTTAAGGGAGGACTTGGGTAAGGAAAAAGATAAATTTTTGAGATTGTTCGCAGAGTTTGAAAACTATAAAAAACGCACATCCAAAGAACGGATGGATCTTTTTAAAACCGCGGGCCAAGAAGTTATCGTATCCTTATTACCTGTATTGGATGATTTTGATCGCGCCCTAAAAGAACTTTCCAAATCCGAGGATAAAGAAATGTTCAAGGGAGTTGAACTCATCAACGGCAAACTGAACGAAACTTTAAAATCTAAAGGTCTTCAAAATGTAGCGGTAGATTCAGGAGATACTTTTGATGCTGAAGTCCATGAAGCCATTACGCAGATTCCTGCACCCAATAAGAAAATGAAGGGTAAAGTTATTGACGTGATCGAGAAAGGCTATAAACTTGGGGACAGAATAATCCGCCATCCAAAAGTGGTTGTTGGAAAATAA
- a CDS encoding DUF4920 domain-containing protein, producing MKGFNILLVVLFVSFSSVGQDSQGNENGLKNYGAVITLENTKEAKHMLDAYHTMTAADTLQTKFTARVKEVCKVKGCWMKLDMANGEEVMVRFKDYGFFMPTDIEGKDVVVNGLAFVEEMNVEDQRHYAKDGGASDEEIEKIVTPKKTLGFEADGVLLKH from the coding sequence ATGAAAGGTTTTAACATTTTACTTGTTGTTTTATTTGTCTCGTTTTCTTCCGTGGGACAAGATTCTCAGGGTAACGAAAATGGTTTGAAGAACTATGGTGCTGTAATTACCCTAGAAAATACCAAAGAGGCAAAACATATGTTGGATGCATACCATACTATGACGGCCGCAGATACCTTGCAGACCAAGTTTACTGCTAGGGTTAAGGAAGTTTGTAAAGTCAAGGGATGTTGGATGAAATTGGATATGGCAAATGGTGAAGAAGTTATGGTCCGTTTTAAGGACTATGGATTTTTTATGCCTACGGATATCGAAGGAAAGGATGTTGTAGTCAACGGTTTAGCTTTTGTTGAAGAAATGAATGTTGAAGATCAAAGACATTATGCTAAGGACGGCGGAGCCTCCGATGAAGAAATTGAAAAAATTGTGACGCCTAAAAAAACACTTGGCTTTGAAGCTGATGGTGTGTTGTTGAAACATTAA
- a CDS encoding nucleoside triphosphate pyrophosphohydrolase family protein, with translation MKNKINAVQQFHESFGLGVSEEMKADLGKEKNLLRFNLMDEENKEYLEAAMDNDLVEVADALGDMLYILCGTILEHGMQYKIEEVFEEIQRSNMSKLGADGKPIYREDGKVLKGPNYFKPDISAILNK, from the coding sequence ATGAAAAATAAAATTAATGCAGTACAACAGTTTCACGAGTCTTTTGGACTAGGAGTTTCTGAGGAAATGAAAGCGGATTTGGGTAAAGAAAAAAATCTCTTACGATTTAATTTGATGGATGAGGAAAACAAGGAATACCTAGAAGCTGCTATGGATAACGATTTGGTAGAGGTTGCAGATGCCTTGGGAGATATGTTATATATACTTTGCGGTACTATTTTGGAACACGGCATGCAGTATAAAATAGAGGAGGTATTTGAAGAAATTCAACGCAGCAATATGAGTAAATTGGGTGCCGATGGTAAACCTATATATCGAGAGGACGGAAAAGTACTTAAGGGACCTAATTATTTTAAACCGGACATCTCGGCAATTTTAAACAAATAA
- a CDS encoding branched-chain amino acid aminotransferase — protein sequence MHTETNNIIVEKAATSKIDQIDFDNLAFGSVFSDHMLVCDYKNGIWETPKIVPYQPITLDPSSKIFHYGQSIFEGMKAYKDEKGAIFLFRPLDNHKRLNISAKRLSIPELPETYFMEGLTKLLQLDEAFIPTKEGSSLYIRPFIFASGKGFHASPADAYKFIIACAPSGAYFSGKVKVLIEQTYSRSANGGVGYAKAGGNYAGQFYPTQLAIEKGYNQVIWTDDTEHEYIEEAGAMNIFIRINDTLITGPTSDRILDGITRKSILKIAADQGIATEVRKISVTEVVEAAKQGTLKEMFGAGTAAVISPIAAFGYKDQDYDLPQLENSYGSKLKKIITDIQYNKSADKYGWRFKVTA from the coding sequence ATGCATACTGAGACAAATAATATTATCGTAGAAAAAGCGGCCACCTCTAAAATTGACCAAATAGATTTTGACAATCTTGCGTTTGGATCCGTGTTTTCTGACCATATGTTGGTTTGTGATTATAAGAATGGTATATGGGAAACTCCAAAAATTGTTCCTTATCAACCTATAACATTAGATCCATCTTCAAAGATTTTCCATTATGGCCAATCCATTTTCGAAGGTATGAAAGCCTACAAGGACGAAAAAGGTGCCATCTTTTTATTCCGGCCTTTGGATAACCACAAGCGTTTAAACATTTCTGCAAAAAGATTATCCATACCAGAACTTCCTGAAACATATTTTATGGAAGGTCTGACCAAACTATTGCAATTGGACGAAGCATTTATTCCAACGAAGGAAGGCTCATCCTTATATATACGCCCCTTTATTTTTGCTTCTGGCAAAGGTTTTCATGCCTCACCAGCGGATGCCTATAAATTTATAATTGCCTGCGCTCCTTCCGGAGCTTACTTTTCCGGTAAGGTAAAGGTGCTCATTGAACAGACCTATTCTAGGTCGGCCAACGGAGGTGTGGGTTATGCAAAGGCAGGTGGGAATTATGCAGGACAGTTCTACCCTACCCAACTGGCCATAGAAAAAGGATACAACCAAGTAATCTGGACTGACGATACCGAACACGAGTATATAGAGGAGGCTGGTGCAATGAATATTTTCATTCGCATAAACGATACTTTGATTACCGGTCCTACGAGCGACAGGATTTTGGACGGGATTACAAGAAAAAGTATTTTGAAAATTGCTGCGGACCAAGGAATTGCGACCGAGGTAAGGAAAATATCCGTAACAGAAGTAGTAGAAGCCGCCAAACAAGGCACCTTAAAAGAAATGTTCGGAGCAGGAACTGCGGCAGTGATATCGCCCATAGCGGCATTTGGGTATAAGGACCAAGACTACGACCTGCCACAATTGGAGAACAGCTACGGTTCCAAGCTTAAAAAAATTATTACCGATATACAATACAACAAATCTGCGGATAAGTATGGCTGGCGATTTAAAGTGACAGCATAA
- a CDS encoding porin — protein MKTIISTKFVKNLFLLAFTIFSTVSLVAQEEEETSKFSFSGSVDAYYRANLNAGNGVDAQAPGSSFANLPGFALGMANVIGSYEGEKVGFVADLVFGPRGTDAIFASPMYSATGDIVNQLYAYWNVSDKVKLTFGNFNTFLGYEVISPVANFNYSTSYLFSYGPFSHTGLKADFTLSDDLSLMLAVMNPTDLTEFNPTGQYAYGVQLGYSGQYANLLIDNGSFEIDYTGGFDLSDSFFLGLNAALFSGDEEDGIGSFAGVAVYPQLATSENFTIGLRGEYFAETDFFGAVGAVDAEGDASVFAVTLTGSATIGDLIIKPELRLDSTSEDTTFTNGDGEPISSLSSFVLAAIYSF, from the coding sequence ATGAAAACGATTATTTCTACAAAATTCGTGAAAAATTTATTTCTTTTAGCATTTACTATTTTTTCTACCGTTTCTCTTGTAGCACAAGAAGAAGAGGAAACCTCAAAATTCTCCTTTAGTGGCTCAGTAGATGCCTATTATAGAGCCAACTTAAATGCCGGTAATGGTGTGGACGCTCAAGCCCCAGGCAGTTCGTTTGCTAATCTACCCGGCTTTGCACTTGGTATGGCCAACGTAATTGGTAGCTATGAAGGAGAGAAAGTTGGTTTTGTTGCCGATTTAGTATTTGGACCAAGAGGTACCGATGCTATTTTTGCCTCCCCAATGTATTCCGCAACAGGAGATATTGTAAATCAGTTATATGCCTACTGGAATGTAAGCGATAAGGTAAAATTGACATTTGGTAATTTCAATACCTTTTTAGGATATGAAGTAATATCTCCAGTTGCTAATTTTAACTATAGTACTTCATACCTATTCTCTTATGGGCCGTTTTCTCATACGGGCTTAAAGGCAGATTTCACCTTATCCGATGACCTAAGTTTAATGCTTGCCGTAATGAACCCAACAGATTTGACCGAGTTCAATCCTACAGGACAATATGCGTATGGTGTGCAATTAGGGTATAGCGGACAGTATGCTAACCTCCTAATAGATAATGGGTCTTTCGAGATAGACTATACAGGTGGCTTTGATCTTTCCGATTCTTTTTTCTTAGGACTGAATGCTGCGCTTTTCAGCGGTGATGAAGAAGACGGGATTGGAAGTTTCGCAGGCGTAGCGGTTTATCCACAATTGGCAACTTCAGAGAACTTCACTATTGGTCTAAGAGGTGAGTACTTTGCTGAAACAGATTTTTTCGGTGCCGTAGGTGCGGTTGATGCCGAAGGGGATGCCAGTGTTTTTGCAGTAACCCTTACAGGTAGCGCAACAATTGGAGACCTGATTATTAAGCCTGAACTTAGATTGGATAGTACTTCAGAAGATACAACGTTTACAAACGGAGACGGTGAGCCAATAAGCAGCCTTTCTTCTTTTGTTTTAGCGGCCATCTATTCTTTCTAA